The Hymenobacter sp. DG01 genome has a segment encoding these proteins:
- a CDS encoding glycosyltransferase family 2 protein, whose product MATPLVSIISINYNQARVTCEMVASLRQLTYPAVEIIVVDNASPTDDPGLITEQFPEVQLIRSPQNLGFAGGNNLGIRQAKGKYILFLNNDTEVAPGFLEPLVELFEQNPEAGIASPKIIFHGSDGIIQYAGSRGINTWTGRSVTIGHLEPDHGQHNASGPTQLADGAAMMVPRRVIDEVGLMPEVYFLYYEELDYCEIIKRWGYTCHYVAESTIYHKESMSVGKASVLKTYYMNRNRLLFIRRNFTGWSRWTSTCVFLLAALPKKAVSFSWRSEWSHLRALGRGLWWNLQHLAGPSSATS is encoded by the coding sequence ATGGCCACGCCTCTGGTATCCATTATTTCCATCAACTACAACCAGGCCCGCGTTACCTGCGAGATGGTGGCTTCCCTGCGCCAGCTTACGTACCCGGCCGTGGAAATTATTGTGGTGGACAACGCCTCTCCTACCGACGACCCCGGCCTGATTACGGAGCAGTTCCCGGAGGTGCAGCTCATCCGCTCCCCCCAGAACCTGGGCTTCGCGGGCGGCAACAACCTGGGCATCCGGCAGGCCAAGGGCAAGTACATTCTGTTCCTGAACAACGACACGGAGGTAGCCCCCGGCTTTCTGGAGCCCCTGGTCGAGCTGTTCGAGCAAAACCCGGAGGCCGGCATTGCCTCGCCCAAAATCATTTTTCACGGCTCAGACGGCATTATTCAGTATGCCGGCTCCCGGGGCATCAATACCTGGACGGGCCGCAGCGTAACCATTGGGCACCTGGAGCCCGACCACGGGCAGCACAACGCCTCCGGCCCCACCCAGCTGGCCGACGGCGCCGCCATGATGGTGCCCCGCCGCGTGATTGACGAGGTAGGCCTGATGCCGGAAGTGTACTTCCTGTACTACGAGGAACTGGACTACTGCGAAATCATTAAGCGCTGGGGCTACACCTGCCACTACGTCGCTGAATCGACGATTTACCACAAGGAGTCGATGTCAGTGGGCAAGGCCTCGGTGCTGAAAACCTACTACATGAACCGCAACCGCCTGCTGTTTATCCGCCGCAACTTCACGGGCTGGTCGCGCTGGACGAGTACCTGCGTGTTTCTGCTGGCGGCCCTGCCCAAAAAGGCCGTGTCGTTTTCGTGGCGCTCCGAGTGGAGCCACCTGCGGGCCCTGGGGCGCGGGCTGTGGTGGAATCTGCAGCACCTAGCGGGTCCCTCTTCTGCTACTTCCTAA
- a CDS encoding glycosyltransferase, with protein sequence MSLITLFFDGLLWALGIYLALNCAYLLFFALAGHFRQPRVAAPAQSNQASRPARAVCVLIPAYRENSVILETTRAALRHTYSGPHTVCVIADGLQPATVEALRNLGAQVLEVHFERSTKGKALLYALESLPRHRYQIAMVLDVDNLMGRGCLEAVNQAFEAGYQVVQAHRTAKNTDSAFALLDACNEEINNHIYRKGHFAVGLSAALIGSGMAFEFGYLRQLLQGIGETVGEDKELDFRIARDQEKICYLDSVFVYDEKVENAQVFTQQRSRWLASQLEFLKKYAAEGVEQLLDHDNFEFFNKVVQAFLVPRVLLIGVLGLLLLASAGLNLVLPVGPSPLFWGGLLAVLGLTLLISLPGRLYNRQLLAAIVRLPYALVCMVLALLRINRSKTAFLATPHRVQALDASIEH encoded by the coding sequence ATGTCCCTTATTACTCTCTTTTTTGATGGCCTGCTGTGGGCGCTGGGTATTTACCTGGCCCTGAACTGTGCTTATCTGCTGTTTTTTGCCCTGGCCGGCCATTTCCGGCAGCCCCGGGTAGCGGCTCCGGCTCAGTCGAACCAGGCCAGCCGCCCTGCCCGCGCCGTGTGTGTGCTGATTCCGGCCTACCGCGAAAACTCCGTTATTCTGGAAACTACCCGCGCCGCCCTGCGCCATACGTACAGCGGGCCTCATACCGTGTGCGTCATTGCCGACGGCCTGCAGCCGGCCACCGTGGAGGCCCTGCGCAACTTGGGAGCCCAGGTGCTGGAAGTGCACTTTGAGCGCAGCACCAAGGGCAAGGCCCTGCTTTACGCCCTGGAAAGCCTGCCCCGGCACCGCTACCAGATAGCCATGGTGCTGGACGTGGACAACCTCATGGGCCGGGGCTGCCTGGAAGCCGTGAACCAAGCCTTCGAGGCAGGTTACCAGGTTGTGCAGGCCCACCGCACCGCCAAAAACACCGACTCGGCCTTTGCCCTGCTCGATGCCTGCAACGAGGAAATCAACAACCACATCTACCGCAAGGGGCACTTTGCCGTGGGTCTCTCGGCGGCTCTCATCGGCTCGGGTATGGCCTTCGAGTTTGGCTACCTGCGCCAGCTGCTGCAGGGCATTGGCGAAACGGTAGGCGAAGACAAGGAGCTGGATTTCCGCATTGCCCGCGACCAGGAGAAAATCTGCTACCTCGACAGCGTGTTCGTGTACGATGAGAAGGTAGAGAATGCGCAGGTGTTTACCCAACAGCGCAGCCGCTGGCTGGCCTCGCAGCTGGAGTTCCTGAAGAAGTACGCCGCCGAAGGCGTGGAGCAGCTTCTGGACCACGACAACTTCGAGTTCTTCAACAAGGTAGTGCAGGCCTTTCTGGTCCCGCGCGTGCTGCTGATTGGGGTGCTGGGGCTGCTGCTGCTGGCCTCGGCGGGCCTTAACCTGGTGCTGCCGGTGGGCCCCTCGCCCCTGTTCTGGGGCGGCCTGCTGGCGGTGCTGGGGCTTACGCTGCTTATTTCCCTGCCGGGCCGCCTCTACAACCGCCAGCTGCTGGCAGCCATTGTGCGCCTGCCCTACGCCCTGGTGTGCATGGTGCTGGCCCTGCTGCGCATCAACCGCTCCAAAACGGCTTTCCTGGCTACTCCTCACCGGGTGCAGGCCCTCGATGCCTCCATTGAGCACTAA
- a CDS encoding glycosyltransferase family 2 protein: MSNFLLYLFWAAFAVAFYTYVGYGLVTWALAGLTRLVRPARPLAPFEPEVTLVVPAYNEADILDDKVANCLALSYPRQKLRLLFITDGSTDNSAEVLARYPEVEHLHSPFRGGKSLAENRAMEFVRTPYVIFTDCNSFLNPEAVRELVKHYQDPQVGAVSGEKKVLAHASSSGAGEGLYWKYESFLKRCDSQIYSLMGAAGELVSFRSNLFQPLEKDTILDDFIQSLRIVEKGYRVVYEPAAYAAEAPSVSLAEEMKRKIRICAGGWQSMVRLRSLLNPLRQPLVTFLYVSHRVLRWSITPVALVLLLVLSLVLTGLAGGFYAAFFTGQLLFYGLAYLGWLAESRGRSHKLLLVPLYFTLMNVAVFAGFRRYLRGSQPAAWEKAARNQPLEGNLSLPKA, encoded by the coding sequence ATGAGCAACTTTCTCCTTTACCTTTTTTGGGCGGCCTTTGCCGTGGCGTTCTACACGTATGTGGGCTATGGCCTAGTGACCTGGGCGTTGGCGGGCCTTACCCGGCTGGTGCGGCCCGCCCGGCCCCTGGCTCCCTTCGAGCCGGAGGTTACGCTGGTAGTGCCGGCCTACAACGAGGCTGATATTCTCGATGACAAGGTGGCCAACTGCCTGGCCCTGAGCTACCCCCGCCAGAAGCTGCGGCTCCTGTTCATTACGGATGGCTCCACGGACAACTCGGCCGAGGTGCTGGCCCGCTACCCCGAGGTGGAGCACCTGCACTCTCCCTTCCGCGGGGGCAAGTCTCTGGCTGAGAACCGGGCCATGGAGTTTGTGCGCACGCCTTACGTCATCTTCACCGATTGCAATTCCTTTCTGAACCCCGAAGCGGTGCGTGAGCTGGTAAAGCACTACCAGGACCCCCAGGTGGGTGCCGTATCGGGTGAAAAAAAGGTGCTGGCCCACGCCTCGTCCTCCGGGGCCGGCGAGGGGCTGTACTGGAAATACGAGTCGTTTCTGAAGCGCTGTGACTCTCAGATTTACTCCCTGATGGGGGCCGCCGGCGAGCTGGTTTCCTTCCGCTCCAACCTGTTTCAGCCCCTGGAAAAGGACACCATCCTCGATGACTTTATTCAGTCCCTGCGCATTGTGGAGAAGGGCTACCGGGTGGTGTACGAGCCGGCCGCCTATGCCGCCGAAGCGCCTTCGGTTTCCCTGGCCGAGGAAATGAAGCGCAAGATCCGCATCTGCGCGGGCGGCTGGCAGTCGATGGTGCGGCTACGCTCCCTGCTGAACCCACTGCGGCAGCCCCTGGTAACGTTCCTGTACGTTTCGCACCGGGTGCTGCGCTGGAGCATTACGCCGGTGGCGCTGGTGCTGCTGCTGGTGCTGAGCCTGGTGCTTACGGGCTTGGCGGGCGGCTTCTACGCGGCCTTTTTTACCGGACAGCTCCTGTTTTATGGGCTGGCCTACCTGGGCTGGCTGGCCGAAAGCCGGGGCCGCAGCCACAAGCTGCTGCTGGTGCCCCTCTACTTCACCCTGATGAACGTGGCCGTGTTTGCGGGCTTCCGGCGCTACCTGCGCGGCTCCCAGCCCGCCGCCTGGGAAAAAGCCGCCCGCAACCAACCGCTGGAAGGCAACCTGAGTCTGCCCAAAGCCTAA
- a CDS encoding beta-1,6-N-acetylglucosaminyltransferase, translating into MRIAHLIMAHKGPEQVARLVTAMAHEGFDFYIHLDAKADRREFEFLEALPGVRLTTTRLYVRWASYRFTKAILECTREILTTGIAYDFINLMSAQDYPIKPVETIYSFFTRNLGRSFLSFESSEEDSEWWAHAITRVEKYHSTYFHFKGQYFLQSTLNWLLPKRKFPLPYTLYGGKDGSWWTISRTCAQYLVDFVDDNPTLRRFTMFTWGSDEFLISTILMNSPYRATIVNDNYRYIDWSRGGANPKVLTSDDFESLRTSYKLFARKFDPTVDATVLNRVDEVLLAAPLQPVS; encoded by the coding sequence ATGAGAATAGCCCATCTGATTATGGCTCACAAGGGCCCCGAGCAAGTGGCCCGGCTGGTAACGGCCATGGCCCACGAGGGCTTTGACTTTTACATTCATCTGGACGCCAAAGCCGACCGGCGGGAGTTTGAGTTTCTGGAAGCGCTACCCGGCGTGCGCCTTACCACCACCCGTCTGTACGTGCGCTGGGCTTCCTACCGCTTCACCAAGGCCATTCTGGAGTGCACCCGCGAAATTCTGACCACCGGTATTGCCTACGACTTCATCAACCTGATGAGCGCCCAGGACTACCCCATCAAGCCCGTAGAAACCATTTATAGCTTCTTTACCCGCAACCTGGGCCGCTCCTTTCTCTCGTTTGAATCGAGTGAGGAAGACTCCGAGTGGTGGGCCCACGCCATCACGCGCGTGGAGAAGTACCACTCTACTTATTTCCACTTCAAAGGGCAGTACTTTCTGCAGTCCACCCTGAACTGGCTGCTGCCCAAGCGCAAGTTTCCGCTGCCCTACACCCTGTACGGCGGCAAGGATGGCTCCTGGTGGACCATCAGCCGCACCTGCGCCCAGTACCTGGTTGATTTCGTGGATGATAACCCTACCCTGCGGCGCTTCACGATGTTTACCTGGGGCTCCGATGAGTTTCTGATTTCGACCATCCTGATGAACTCGCCCTACCGCGCTACCATCGTGAACGACAACTACCGCTACATCGACTGGAGCCGGGGCGGGGCCAACCCCAAGGTGCTCACCTCCGACGACTTCGAGAGTCTGCGCACCAGCTATAAGCTGTTCGCCCGCAAGTTTGACCCCACCGTGGATGCCACCGTGCTCAACCGCGTGGATGAGGTGCTGCTGGCGGCCCCGCTGCAGCCCGTTTCCTGA